The following are from one region of the Candidatus Methylomirabilota bacterium genome:
- a CDS encoding caspase family protein, with amino-acid sequence MSLLLLVLTLVSLSVVLAPRPAGAGLQIVGKVFALLVGIDTYGDASLPRLRSAVSDARAVRDRLLPLIPGTPGKVTLLENAQATRRGILIAFDALGEAGPDDTVLVYFASHGTGEQLVPYDAETGHVDATTLALADVLRRVNALKAGRVFVILDTRAGSPAPYAAVPLRPGRFVLAATLSLEDEKLGQGLLTHFFLKGAEGAAADPTGAVDVLALARYVAGQITTAGTAGAEGEKVVFAAGLLEGPAPVVVRPPAGPRR; translated from the coding sequence TTGAGCCTGTTGCTGTTGGTGCTGACGCTTGTGAGCCTGAGCGTGGTCCTCGCGCCCCGCCCCGCCGGCGCGGGCCTCCAGATCGTCGGCAAGGTCTTCGCGCTCCTCGTCGGGATCGACACGTATGGCGATGCCTCGCTCCCGCGTCTCCGAAGCGCCGTGTCCGACGCGCGGGCGGTGCGCGACCGCCTCCTACCGCTGATTCCGGGCACGCCGGGCAAGGTGACGCTGCTCGAGAACGCGCAGGCGACGCGCCGGGGGATCCTCATCGCGTTCGACGCGCTCGGCGAGGCCGGTCCCGACGACACCGTGCTCGTCTACTTCGCGTCGCACGGCACCGGCGAGCAGCTCGTCCCGTACGACGCCGAGACCGGCCACGTCGACGCGACGACGCTCGCGCTGGCGGACGTGCTGCGCCGGGTGAATGCGCTCAAGGCGGGCCGCGTCTTCGTCATCCTCGACACGCGGGCCGGATCGCCCGCGCCCTACGCGGCGGTGCCCCTCCGCCCCGGACGGTTCGTCCTCGCGGCGACCCTCTCTCTCGAGGACGAGAAGCTCGGCCAGGGGCTCCTCACGCACTTTTTCCTGAAGGGCGCCGAGGGCGCGGCGGCTGACCCGACCGGCGCGGTGGACGTTCTCGCCCTCGCTCGCTATGTCGCGGGGCAGATCACGACGGCCGGGACCGCCGGCGCCGAGGGCGAGAAGGTGGTCTTCGCGGCTGGCCTGCTCGAGGGCCCGGCCCCCGTCGTGGTTCGCCCGCCGGCGGGACCACGCCGCTAG
- a CDS encoding CoA transferase: MPLPLEHLTVIDLTRARSGPTAVRRLADMGANVIKVEAREEMEGDSTALGFDYLNLHRNKRAMTLDLKHPRGIEILKKLVAKADVVVENFRPDVKRRLGIDYETLSKVNPRLVYGSISGFGQTGPYADRPGYDQIAQGMGGLMSITGLPGQGPVRVGIPVADLTAGMYLAEGILVALLEREKSGKGQWVHTSLLQAMVTMLDFQAARWLIDGEIPPQAGNDHPTGIPTGVFTTADGHINIAASGQTMYRRLCTALGVPELVDDPRFKTIHDRSKNRKQLNAELDKILVKKTGAEWIEALNKAGVPSGPIYNVKQVFEDPQIQHLGMAQPVRHPERGEIKVQGLPATLSRTPGAIRRPPPTHGQHTDEILRELGYSAEEIKALRKDGAV, from the coding sequence ATGCCGCTTCCACTCGAGCACCTGACCGTCATCGACCTCACGCGCGCCCGCTCCGGCCCCACGGCCGTGCGCCGGCTCGCCGACATGGGCGCCAACGTCATCAAGGTGGAGGCGCGCGAGGAGATGGAGGGCGACTCCACCGCGCTGGGCTTCGACTACCTGAACCTCCACCGCAACAAGCGCGCGATGACGCTCGACCTGAAGCACCCGCGCGGCATCGAAATTCTGAAAAAGCTCGTCGCGAAGGCCGACGTCGTCGTCGAGAACTTCCGCCCCGACGTGAAGAGGCGTCTCGGCATCGACTACGAGACGCTCTCGAAGGTGAACCCGCGGCTCGTTTACGGCTCCATCTCGGGCTTCGGCCAGACGGGCCCGTACGCCGACCGGCCCGGCTACGACCAGATCGCCCAGGGGATGGGCGGGCTCATGTCCATCACCGGTCTGCCGGGGCAGGGGCCGGTGCGCGTCGGCATTCCCGTCGCAGACCTCACGGCCGGGATGTACCTCGCGGAGGGCATCCTCGTCGCGCTACTCGAGCGCGAGAAGTCGGGCAAGGGCCAGTGGGTGCACACCTCGCTGCTGCAGGCGATGGTGACGATGCTCGACTTCCAGGCTGCGCGCTGGCTGATCGACGGCGAGATCCCGCCCCAGGCGGGCAACGATCACCCGACCGGCATCCCCACCGGCGTCTTCACGACCGCCGACGGCCACATCAACATCGCCGCCTCGGGCCAGACGATGTACCGGCGCCTCTGCACCGCGCTCGGCGTGCCTGAGCTGGTGGACGACCCGCGCTTCAAGACGATCCACGACCGCTCGAAGAACCGCAAGCAGCTGAACGCCGAGCTGGACAAGATTCTCGTGAAGAAGACGGGCGCCGAGTGGATCGAGGCGCTCAACAAGGCGGGCGTGCCGTCCGGACCGATCTACAACGTGAAGCAGGTCTTCGAGGACCCGCAGATCCAGCACCTCGGCATGGCGCAGCCCGTGCGCCATCCGGAGCGCGGCGAGATCAAGGTGCAGGGGCTTCCGGCCACGCTCTCGCGCACGCCCGGCGCCATCCGCCGCCCGCCGCCGACGCACGGCCAGCACACCGACGAGATCTTGCGCGAGCTGGGCTACAGCGCGGAGGAGATCAAGGCGCTACGGAAGGACGGCGCGGTCTAG
- a CDS encoding ABC transporter ATP-binding protein: MPERAAVRLLGVWKEFVKRGRRVEALQAIDFAVEPNEFAAILGPSGCGKSTLLNIVAGFDRPTRGEVLVNGARVERPDPSRAVVFQEPALFPWYTVLDNITFGPKTQRLAAEVYGPRVDALLEQVGLSGFGSHYPAELSGGMKQRVGIARVLVMEPQVLLMDEPFGSLDAQTRLVMQELLLSVWERRHHTVLFVTHDIEEALLLADSVSVMTARPGRIKKRIAVELPRPRLLEVTTSPRFNELKREVLALIREESLRAAAE; this comes from the coding sequence ATGCCTGAGCGCGCCGCCGTCCGGCTCCTCGGCGTCTGGAAGGAGTTCGTCAAGCGGGGGCGGCGCGTGGAAGCGCTGCAGGCGATCGACTTCGCGGTGGAGCCGAACGAGTTCGCCGCGATCCTCGGCCCGTCTGGCTGCGGCAAGTCGACGCTGCTCAACATCGTCGCCGGCTTCGACCGGCCCACGCGCGGCGAGGTGCTCGTGAACGGCGCGCGCGTCGAGCGCCCCGATCCGAGCCGCGCCGTCGTCTTCCAGGAGCCCGCGCTCTTTCCCTGGTACACCGTGCTCGACAACATCACCTTCGGCCCGAAGACCCAGCGCCTGGCGGCCGAGGTGTACGGCCCCAGGGTGGACGCGCTGCTCGAGCAGGTCGGACTCAGCGGGTTCGGCTCCCACTACCCCGCGGAGCTCTCGGGCGGCATGAAGCAGCGCGTGGGCATCGCGCGCGTCCTCGTGATGGAGCCCCAGGTGCTCTTGATGGACGAGCCGTTCGGGAGCCTCGACGCCCAGACGCGGCTGGTGATGCAGGAGCTCCTCCTCTCGGTGTGGGAGCGCCGTCACCACACCGTGCTCTTCGTCACCCACGACATCGAGGAGGCGCTGCTCCTGGCGGACAGCGTGTCGGTGATGACCGCGCGCCCGGGCCGCATCAAGAAGCGCATCGCCGTCGAGCTTCCGCGCCCGCGCCTGCTCGAGGTGACGACCTCCCCGCGCTTCAACGAGCTCAAGCGCGAAGTGCTGGCGCTGATCCGTGAGGAGAGTCTCCGCGCGGCGGCGGAGTGA
- the greA gene encoding transcription elongation factor GreA codes for MAVQRTPMTRPGYEKLKEELDRLKRVERPAISKAIGEAREHGDLSENAEYHAAREKLGFIEGRIAALETKVGAAEVIEPPTAGERVTFGSTVLLEDETGKEVRYQIVGSDEAEPARGRISILAPLARTLIGKKVGDRVTAQLPGGTKTFEILKANFPLE; via the coding sequence ATGGCGGTCCAGCGGACGCCGATGACGCGCCCCGGGTACGAGAAGCTCAAGGAGGAGCTCGACCGCTTGAAGCGCGTCGAGCGACCGGCCATCTCCAAGGCGATCGGCGAGGCGCGCGAGCACGGCGATCTCTCGGAGAACGCCGAGTACCACGCCGCGCGGGAGAAGCTCGGCTTCATCGAAGGCCGGATCGCGGCCCTCGAGACGAAGGTGGGCGCCGCAGAGGTCATCGAGCCGCCGACCGCGGGCGAGCGCGTCACCTTCGGCTCGACGGTCCTCCTCGAGGACGAGACCGGCAAAGAGGTGCGCTATCAGATCGTCGGCTCCGATGAGGCCGAGCCCGCCCGCGGCCGCATCTCGATCCTGGCGCCGCTGGCGCGCACGCTGATCGGCAAGAAGGTGGGCGACCGTGTGACCGCGCAGCTGCCGGGCGGGACGAAGACGTTCGAGATCCTCAAAGCCAACTTTCCATTGGAGTGA
- a CDS encoding DGQHR domain-containing protein: protein MITVPARRVKQFGVEFYQAGLSAKDIDRLVKFEVLGYTGGPQNDEPKKKSRMSSRSRVNWDMLEKRIGESEAAYQRPVIRRKIDELVAYYRECKDAATLPAIPGAVIITSEKRFTFTPVAGHHDLGLLQIPEEHGVLRVLDGQHRLLALHALSQQGETFGIDVPAVLFDALDARQIVELFVTINAKHTRLNPSHIISLAGRKLYPDPNQALAHDVIRSLNEDDTSPLHGEIKMLGTGRGRVSQAPLAEEIVDFLETVEKLGSGGRIQEIRQGAKRFFLNYVKALSTTFPSAWAGRKYSIKTGAALRAFIRAAPDVMARAKELRRDPFDLNAIREAIKPWGERLRDRRFETEGEWKLKLAGGTRGTVEILTRELREALR, encoded by the coding sequence ATGATTACGGTCCCCGCGCGGCGTGTAAAGCAGTTCGGCGTCGAGTTCTACCAGGCCGGCCTCTCCGCCAAGGACATCGATCGGCTGGTGAAGTTCGAGGTGCTCGGTTACACGGGCGGGCCGCAGAACGACGAGCCCAAGAAGAAGAGCCGCATGAGCTCCCGCTCGCGCGTGAACTGGGACATGCTCGAGAAGCGGATCGGCGAGAGCGAGGCCGCCTATCAGCGCCCCGTCATCCGCCGGAAGATCGACGAGCTCGTGGCCTACTACCGCGAGTGCAAGGACGCGGCGACCCTGCCGGCGATCCCGGGCGCGGTGATCATCACCTCGGAGAAGCGCTTCACCTTCACCCCGGTCGCGGGCCACCACGACCTCGGGCTGCTCCAGATCCCCGAGGAGCACGGCGTCCTGCGCGTGCTCGACGGCCAGCATCGCCTCCTCGCCCTGCACGCGCTCTCCCAGCAGGGCGAGACCTTCGGCATCGACGTGCCCGCGGTCCTCTTCGACGCGCTCGACGCCCGCCAGATCGTCGAGCTGTTCGTGACGATCAACGCCAAGCACACGCGGCTGAACCCGTCGCACATCATCAGCCTCGCGGGCCGCAAGCTCTACCCCGACCCGAACCAGGCCCTCGCCCACGACGTGATCCGCTCGCTCAACGAGGACGACACCTCGCCGCTCCACGGCGAGATCAAGATGCTCGGCACCGGGCGCGGGCGCGTGAGCCAGGCGCCGCTCGCCGAGGAGATCGTGGACTTCCTCGAGACCGTCGAGAAGCTCGGGAGCGGCGGCAGAATCCAGGAGATCCGCCAGGGCGCCAAGCGCTTCTTCCTGAACTACGTGAAGGCGCTCTCGACGACGTTCCCGAGCGCGTGGGCCGGCCGGAAGTACTCGATCAAGACGGGCGCCGCCCTCCGGGCGTTCATCCGGGCCGCGCCCGACGTCATGGCGCGCGCGAAGGAGCTGCGCCGCGACCCGTTCGACCTGAACGCGATCCGCGAGGCGATCAAGCCCTGGGGCGAGCGCCTCCGCGATCGGCGCTTCGAGACCGAGGGCGAGTGGAAGCTGAAGCTCGCCGGCGGCACGCGGGGGACCGTCGAAATCCTCACGCGCGAGCTGCGCGAAGCGCTGCGCTAG
- a CDS encoding ABC transporter substrate-binding protein, giving the protein MKRLALTVVVLACAASVALAQVDAVRKPLPAPVKAKLGMLNVPALSPLFLLPEYAAAYNVQVETVMFQRFADARTALASGDLDITAFGPQDISLAVGQGARSLVGVAGVGSGNDCLVVRKTEDIRDWKDLGAKRIGIGAGSISWLKFAASVQEHGVDYGGLKITNIVGGGANYLKALQGKEIDLAVVWQPFCAQGILDGYAQYPTLDHNRSKAVGGLISVLAVNRGFMEKNHDAVQRLVVAYVDVLKFAQANPQRWSKIYAERAGLPEAVAAESIRITRLDATLPLAAITRISKFLPDNGVIARDVSGEIAQHYTYEFLSKATGKSPAELGQNQ; this is encoded by the coding sequence ATGAAACGCCTGGCCCTGACCGTCGTCGTCCTCGCGTGCGCCGCGTCCGTCGCGCTGGCCCAGGTCGACGCCGTCCGCAAGCCGCTGCCGGCGCCGGTCAAGGCCAAGCTCGGCATGCTCAACGTGCCCGCGCTCTCGCCCCTCTTTCTGCTGCCCGAGTACGCGGCCGCGTACAACGTCCAGGTCGAGACCGTGATGTTCCAGCGCTTCGCCGACGCGCGGACCGCTCTCGCCTCGGGCGATCTCGACATCACCGCGTTCGGCCCGCAGGACATCTCGCTCGCCGTCGGGCAGGGTGCCAGGTCGCTCGTCGGCGTCGCCGGCGTCGGCTCGGGCAACGACTGCCTCGTTGTGCGCAAGACCGAGGACATCCGCGACTGGAAGGACCTCGGGGCGAAGCGGATCGGGATCGGCGCGGGATCGATCTCGTGGCTCAAGTTCGCCGCCTCGGTCCAGGAGCACGGCGTCGACTACGGCGGCCTCAAGATCACCAACATCGTCGGCGGCGGGGCCAACTACCTCAAGGCGCTCCAGGGCAAGGAGATCGACCTCGCCGTGGTCTGGCAGCCGTTCTGCGCCCAGGGCATCCTCGACGGCTACGCGCAGTACCCGACGCTCGATCACAACCGCTCGAAGGCCGTCGGCGGCCTGATCTCCGTGCTGGCCGTGAACCGCGGCTTCATGGAGAAGAACCACGACGCCGTCCAGCGGCTCGTGGTCGCCTACGTGGACGTGCTCAAGTTCGCGCAGGCGAATCCGCAGCGGTGGTCGAAGATCTACGCCGAGCGAGCGGGGCTGCCCGAGGCGGTGGCGGCCGAGTCGATCCGCATCACCAGGCTCGACGCGACCCTGCCGCTCGCCGCGATCACGCGCATCTCCAAGTTCCTCCCCGACAACGGCGTCATCGCGCGCGACGTGTCGGGCGAGATCGCGCAGCACTACACGTACGAGTTCCTGAGCAAGGCCACCGGGAAGTCGCCCGCGGAGCTGGGCCAGAACCAGTAA
- a CDS encoding ABC transporter permease, with amino-acid sequence MSRRGPWFALLPLALLLLWHVAVARQWVAPGIIPAPAQVAGSWSTWIVGAPGKSLSPYSGTWLANVLYSSRRVLEGFAIAALVGIPLGLMIGWNRLAAKLVDPSIQLLRPVPITAWLPFSIAVFGIYDAGALFLIGLGAFYPIVVNTTHGVRDTNLLLLRAARMLGAGEVTILRKVVLPSALPSIFTGLRLGVGVAWTAVIVAEMIAVKSGLGYVLWDAYYVGRMDICVATMFSVGILGFVSDRIIHGASRLLLRWRTLEAHA; translated from the coding sequence GTGTCGCGACGCGGCCCGTGGTTCGCACTTCTCCCGCTGGCGCTGCTGCTCCTCTGGCACGTCGCCGTGGCACGGCAGTGGGTCGCGCCGGGGATCATCCCGGCGCCCGCGCAGGTCGCCGGGTCCTGGTCGACGTGGATCGTCGGCGCGCCCGGCAAGAGCCTCTCGCCCTACTCGGGGACCTGGCTCGCGAACGTCCTCTACTCGTCGCGGCGCGTGCTCGAGGGCTTCGCGATCGCCGCGCTCGTCGGCATCCCGCTCGGGCTCATGATCGGCTGGAACCGGCTCGCCGCGAAGCTCGTCGATCCCTCGATCCAGCTCCTCCGGCCTGTGCCGATCACCGCGTGGCTCCCGTTCTCGATCGCCGTCTTCGGCATCTACGACGCGGGCGCGCTCTTTCTCATCGGGCTGGGCGCCTTCTACCCGATCGTGGTGAACACGACCCACGGCGTGCGGGACACCAACCTGCTCCTGCTGCGCGCCGCCCGCATGCTGGGTGCCGGCGAGGTCACGATTCTCCGCAAGGTCGTCCTCCCCTCGGCGCTGCCGTCGATCTTCACGGGGCTGCGGCTCGGGGTGGGCGTGGCGTGGACGGCCGTGATCGTCGCCGAGATGATCGCGGTGAAGTCGGGGCTCGGGTACGTGCTCTGGGACGCCTACTACGTCGGGCGGATGGACATCTGCGTGGCGACGATGTTCTCCGTCGGGATCCTGGGGTTCGTCTCCGACCGGATCATCCACGGCGCCTCGCGGCTCCTCCTGCGCTGGCGGACGCTCGAGGCCCATGCCTGA